One window from the genome of Oryza glaberrima chromosome 3, OglaRS2, whole genome shotgun sequence encodes:
- the LOC127767880 gene encoding uncharacterized protein LOC127767880, whose translation MSRYLKQYEKEHMKMAMLRQEETFKQQVQELHRLYRVQKLLMDAGSAITMQSISCIPEDDYHAEENEAGSSRPWHTFPGSDNDKPQAHTSVLEESELDLTLAIGRTTTTKKEAPSSSVDSRTSNSSSSTESGSTNCRAVMPHRPSRLGSSSAVKVVAGGPGVGTTQQHLDLEQQDALKQPPWLHRCLNLAR comes from the exons ATGTCAAGGTACCTGAAGCAGTACGAGAAGGAACACATGAAGATGGCCATGTTGAGGCAGGAGGAGACATTCAAGCAGCAG GTTCAGGAGCTGCACCGGCTGTACCGAGTACAGAAGCTACTGATGGACGCCGGCTCTGCAATCACAATGCAAAGCATCAGTTGCATACCTGAAGACGATTATCATGCAGAGGAGAACGAGGCAGGGTCGAGCAGGCCATGGCACACCTTTCCTGGGAGCGACAATGACAAGCCACAGGCTCACACTAGTGTTCTTGAAGAGAGCGAGCTGGACCTGACGCTAGCGatcgggaggacgacgacgaccaagaAGGAGGCGCCGTCGTCTAGCGTGGACTCGAGGACGAgcaactcgtcgtcgtcgacggagTCCGGCAGCACCAACTGCAGGGCGGTGATGCCGCACCGGCCATCTCGGTtggggtcgtcgtcggcggtgaaGGTTGTTGCTGGTGGCCCCGGTGTTGGGACGACGCAGCAGCATTTGGACCTGGAGCAGCAGGACGCGCTGAAGCAGCCTCCTTGGCTCCACCGTTGTCTCAATTTGGCACGATAA